In Fusarium oxysporum Fo47 chromosome XI, complete sequence, the following are encoded in one genomic region:
- a CDS encoding RmlC-like cupin domain-containing protein: MAAVSTRFAPLPLTPCQSSHQGFTSYTDFKEPETYSLDDFVRDVKAHLGEEGGMGCEDIDEDYLIFLARKYTSNPNDWARYYHNCPEKNYTRNAIVNINHKANILLLVWNPGKGSHIHDHANAHCILKVLAGELTETIYNMPEKGCEDRPLSIKSANTHQADQVTYISDDIGLHRVHNPHPTQVAVSLHIYTPPNAADIGYNVFDESTGRASFMARAEAR; encoded by the exons ATGGCTGCAGTCTCAACACGATTTGCCCCTCTGCCACTCACACCGTGTCAATCATCTCACCAAGGCTTCACTTCCTACACCGACTTTAAAGAGCCCGAAACTTACTCTCTGGATGACTTCGTCCGCGATGTCAAAGCTCATTTAGGAGAGGAGGGTGGTATGGGCTGCGAGGATATCGATGAGGACTACCTCATTTTTTTAGCGAGAAAATACACATCAAACCCTAACGATTGGGCACGCTATTATCACAACTGTCCAGAGAAGAACTACACACGCAATGCGATTGTCAACATCAATCACAAAGCCAATATC CTCTTATTAGTCTGGAACCCAGGAAAAGGTTCACACATTCACGATCACGCCAATGCCCACTGTATCCTCAAAGTGCTGGCAGGCGAGTTGACAGAAACCATCTACAACATGCCTGAGAAGGGTTGCGAAGACCGCCCTCTGTCAATCAAGAGTGCCAACACCCACCAAGCCGATCAAGTCACATATATCTCAGACGACATTGGTCTTCACCGAGTGCATAACCCTCACCCTACCCAAGTGGCCGTCTCTTTGCACA TATACACTCCGCCAAATGCTGCTGATATCGGTTACAATGTCTTCGACGAGTCAACGGGTCGTGCAAGCTTCATGGCAAGAGCCGAAGCTCGCTAA
- a CDS encoding general substrate transporter: MFKAVTEFFRPKATRTLHYAHLKNNTHPTWYKDSGLRKNVWHCVGFYFAVFYLGFDASLMNGLQAIPQWEEYFNYPSGNTLGLISASLFLPAIVTPFAASWINGLWGRKWCLAVGSVLLILGAFLNAFAKNIGTFIGGRVIIGAAGPFGKITGIALLQELAHPRLRPYVATAYYSNYYVGQIVAAWFCYGTLSWPDTEWRWRAPCLFQAFAPAVVLVHLLFVPESPRWLIDHDRSEEALKVLADEHANGDLNDELVRYEFDEICQALQLEKENNNSKYSDFLKTPGNRRRLLVLVTMGTGSNWVGNGIIAYYLSPALKLVGITSSSAIAGINGGMAIWSLMWAYAGAMSAERLGRRTLWITGTAGMCVAYTIITGLSGSFAENPSHGVGIAVVPMMYLFKTFYCISWSPLPFAYGAEILPYNLRLKGLSIELSVQSVALAFNQWVNPVALEAIAWKYYIVYIAVIAMYLVLILFFFPETRNMTIEEVSVLFDTGRKGDAAAATSKFHNNQSKMDDMLDDGDDADKEPTVSRIERA; the protein is encoded by the exons ATGTTCAAGGCAGTGACCGAGTTCTTCAGGCCAAAGGCCACCAGAACCTTGCATTATGCTCATCTCAAAAACAACACACATCCAACGTGGTACAAGGACTCCGGCCTGCGTAAGAATGTGTGGCACTGCGTCGGCTTCTACTTCGCGGTCTTCTACCTTGGCTTCGACGCCTCCCTCATGAACGGTCTCCAAGCGATCCCCCAATGGGAAGAATACTTCAACTATCCATCTGGAAACACGCTGGGTCTGATCTCGGCCAGTCTGTTTCTCCCAGCGATCGTCACTCCCTTCGCAGCGTCGTGGATCAACGGACTTTGGGGAAGGAAGTGGTGTTTGGCTGTCGGTTCAGTCTTATTGATCCTCGGTGCATTCCTTAACGCTTTTGCGAAGAATATTGGAACATTTATTGGTGGTAGAGTCATTATCGGTGCGGCTGGACCTTTCGGAAAGATCACCGGCATTGCACTGCTTCAGGAACTGGCGCATCCTCGTCTGAGACCATATGTTGCGACCGCGTATTACAGCAACTATTATGTCGGCCAAATTGTCGCTGCGTGGTTTTGCTATGGCACACTGTCTTGGCCAGATACCGAGTGGAGATGGCGAGCACCCTGCCTGTTCCAAGCCTTTGCTCCAGCTGTTGTCCTTGTTCACCTTCTTTTTGTACCCGAAAGCCCTCGATGGCTCATCGACCACGACCGATCCGAAGAAGCCCTCAAAGTTCTTGCCGACGAACATGCCAACGGCGATCTCAACGACGAGTTGGTTCGATACGAATTTGATGAAATTTGTCAAGCTCTCCagttggagaaggagaacaaTAACTCAAAGTACAGCGACTTCCTCAAGACTCCCGGTAATCGGCGTCGactccttgttcttgtgaCTATGGGCACGGGTTCCAACTGGGTTGGCAATGGTATCATCGCTTATTACCTGTCACCAGCCCTCAAGCTCGTTGGCATCACTTCATCCAGCGCGATCGCGGGCATCAACGGTGGCATGGCGATCTGGTCTCTTATGTGGGCTTATGCAGGAGCCATGAGTGCTGAGCGTCTTGGTAGACGCACGCTTTGGATCACAGGCACAGCTGGTATGTGTGTCGCTTATACAATCATCACTGGCCTTAGCGGTTCCTTTGCTGAGAACCCATCACATGGCGTCGGTATCGCTGTGGTGCCGATGATGTACCTCTTCAAAACTTTCTACTGCATCAGTTGGTCGCCACTACCGTTTGCTTATGGCGCTGAGATTCTGCCTTATAATCTGAGGCTGAAGGGTTTGAGTATTGAACTAAGTGTTCAGAGTGTTGCGCTGGCTTTCAACCAATGGGTAAACCCTGTTGCACTTGAGGCAATTGCATGGAAATA CTACATCGTCTACATTGCGGTCATTGCCATGTATCTTGTTCTTATCCTATTCTTCTTCCCTGAGACAAG AAACATGACTATCGAAGAGGTTTCTGTCCTCTTTGACACAGGCCGAAAGGGCGATGCGGCGGCAGCTACTAGCAAGTTTCACAATAACCAGTCGAAGATGGACGATAtgcttgatgatggggaTGATGCCGACAAAGAGCCTACTGTTTCGCGAATAGAGAGAGCTTAA
- a CDS encoding Isochorismatase-like protein, protein MTSPFYVPVSLDHTALLLSDVQSQILRRFSQQEQAVYLSKIQKLLNFFRSEIKFRRASTKPKDSQSLYDDVPMIIHHTLPFNINSNAFVSPYNKLAGWVAKLEASGAFVNAPSDPHRPHYGVPAELVPPRGWGGKDEILLGKLQPNCFGSSDLLAYLRARGVRHVVLVGLTTMGSILSSARAGAELDFHVVCVEDGIIDDDPEVHEFIMKRILPKFVDVAAVKDIVSLGKEKSMG, encoded by the coding sequence ATGACATCTCCATTCTATGTTCCAGTCTCACTCGATCATAccgcccttcttctctcggACGTTCAATCTCAAATCCTCCGACGTTTCTCTCAACAAGAGCAGGCCGTTTATCTCAGCAAAATCCAGAAActtctcaacttcttccGCTCGGAGATTAAATTTCGCCGTGCCTCAACCAAGCCAAAGGATTCTCAGTCTCTCTACGACGATGTACCTATGATCATCCACCATACACTTCCCTTCAACATTAACTCAAATGCATTCGTGTCGCCATATAACAAGCTCGCAGGCTGGGTAGCAAAGCTCGAAGCAAGTGGTGCATTTGTCAACGCGCCTTCTGATCCCCATCGTCCTCACTATGGTGTTCCGGCTGAGCTAGTGCCTCCCAGGGGTTGGGGCGGAAAAGATGAAATTTTGCTTGGTAAACTACAGCCAAATTGTTTTGGGTCCTCGGATTTGTTGGCTTATCTACGGGCTCGCGGGGTTAGGCATGTTGTGTTGGTTGGGTTGACGACTATGGGGAGCATACTGAGCAGCGCAAGGGCTGGTGCGGAGTTGGACTTTCATGTTGTCTGTGTTGAGGATGGGATTATTGATGATGACCCTGAGGTTCATGAGTTCATCATGAAGCGTATTCTACCTAAATTTGTTGACGTTGCCGCAGTCAAGGATATCGTGAGCCTTGGAAAGGAAAAGTCGATGGGCTAA
- a CDS encoding chaperonin 10-like protein produces the protein MATSTSSLPKVHQALVLHSTRDPYDISVVTQDTPQPCPGSAVIRVLSAGVLTYADRVYSGHKPYPYPEPFVIGSSAIGRVVAVGPDATSLKPGQLVFFDSFIQGRDNPNSLILHGLSGGFDTASNKLMEGEWRDGTYAEYAKVPLENCFPLDENRLTGKRADGGFGYSIADLAYLWTISVPFGGLQDIAIRSGEKVIISPAAGTFGSAAVLAALAIGAQVIAVGRNRETLDKVKSLDSERIRTVLNTGNVENDVKELTKYGLADAFFDISPGKAVSSTHFKSCIMSLRRGGRVSLMGAHGELKLPTQFIMLNDITVKGKWMYTKDDMRNMIKLLEAGYLKLDVAQTAGNFPMEEFAEAFDKAAKISGPLSQVLISP, from the coding sequence ATGgcaacttcaacttcatcactTCCCAAGGTCCACCAAGCACTGGTCCTTCATTCCACACGAGACCCCTATGACATCTCAGTCGTCACCCAGGATACTCCTCAGCCATGCCCCGGAAGTGCTGTGATCCGCGTTCTGTCAGCTGGAGTCTTGACCTACGCAGACCGAGTTTACAGTGGCCACAAACCTTATCCCTACCCTGAGCCTTTCGTCATAGGTTCTAGCGCCATCGGTCGCGTTGTCGCTGTCGGGCCTGATGCCACTTCTCTTAAGCCTGGACAGCTTGTCTTCTTCGACAGCTTTATTCAGGGGCGAGATAACCCTAACTCGCTTATCCTCCATGGTCTGTCCGGAGGCTTTGACACCGCGAGTAATAAACTCATGGAGGGTGAGTGGCGAGACGGTACCTATGCGGAGTACGCCAAAGTTCCTCTGGAGAATTGCTTCCCATTAGACGAGAACCGACTCACTGGCAAGCGAGCTGACGGGGGGTTTGGATACTCAATCGCAGATTTGGCCTATCTTTGGACCATCTCGGTTCCATTCGGAGGGCTCCAAGATATAGCCATCAGATCTGGCGAGAAAGTTATCATTAGCCCTGCTGCTGGAACTTTTGGAAGCGCCGCTGTTCTCGCTGCTCTGGCCATAGGAGCTCAAGTCATCGCTGTTGGTCGCAACCGTGAAACTCTGGATAAGGTGAAAAGTTTGGATTCCGAAAGAATTAGAACAGTTCTGAATACCGGAAACGTCGAGAACGATGTCAAAGAGCTGACCAAATATGGTCTGGCGGATGCTTTCTTTGACATCTCTCCCGGAAAAGCTGTCAGTAGCACTCATTTCAAGAGTTGTATTATGTCGCTTCGCCGCGGTGGACGGGTGAGCTTGATGGGCGCACATGGGGAACTGAAGCTGCCTACTCAGTTCATCATGCTCAATGACATTACGGTCAAGGGGAAATGGATGTATACCAAGGATGATATGCGCAACATGATCAAGCTGCTGGAAGCAGGGTATCTGAAGCTTGATGTAGCGCAGACTGCTGGTAACTTTCCCATGGAGGAGTTTGCGGAGGCATTTGATAAGGCAGCCAAGATCAGCGGCCCTCTATCTCAGGTCCTCATCTCACCTTGA
- a CDS encoding SGNH hydrolase-type esterase domain-containing protein: MLADINGYWQKPIQARPNVVLIHAGTNNMDQGKDLDIAASILADIVDGIFKVAPDVTICLAPVIWANDKKMQANTDKFNPQVRSLISARQKKGKHILEVPIDIKKEDLGDSKHPNDDGYEKMANAWLKAILEADKKGWLKMPIKMSPEDAPGTGLGA; encoded by the coding sequence ATGCTGGCCGACATCAACGGCTACTGGCAAAAGCCAATCCAAGCCCGGCCTAACGTCGTTCTCATCCACGCCGGCACCAACAACATGGACCAAGGAAAGGATCTGGACATTGCGGCATCCATTCTCGCAGACATCGTCGACGGGATCTTCAAAGTTGCACCAGATGTCACAATCTGTCTCGCGCCAGTGATTTGGGCCAACGATAAGAAGATGCAAGCAAATACGGATAAATTCAATCCTCAAGTTCGTTCACTTATTTCAGCAAGGcaaaagaagggaaagcatATTCTTGAGGTACCTATTGATATCAAAAAGGAGGATCTTGGTGATTCGAAGCACCCGAACGATGATGGTTatgagaagatggcaaaTGCTTGGTTGAAAGCGATTTTAGAGGCTGATAAGAAGGGTTGGTTGAAGATGCCCATCAAGATGAGCCCTGAAGATGCGCCAGGAACTGGGCTTGGAGCGTGA
- a CDS encoding fungal-specific transcription factor domain-containing protein, producing MQSNNRPRKACDLCYTRKIKCDGLQPKCSNCVNYKANCTHTARSRKWKPKVLQDDEPQKEDEIRNLQAQMQELQQQLAQYKQATEIALVASAPSPQADYKDDLAQVRNIRHSLKLPPLQQTMHMIGIYLNTVNSLLPLFHSDTLLRLVGETYALEPKQRDPTVWAAINVVLAMALQQMPESNSIGTPYGTTESYLSHAQSVLWAITLSQTQLINIQTLIGMAMLLQTGHDSTPALVIISTAMRLIHKIGLHNRAYSAHLDPVERQQHARVFWLAYIVDKDLSLRAQQPSIQIDEDIDLDFPMSFSTVINGDSSAGLVTSIDGSTTMDYFLARVQLASIQGDIYDHLYSTRAWKRTPEERRLKRENIVHALNNWKASVPSDFRAADVITTTSNNPSVGAFFCILHTNSLLSLMLITRAHAWDEQWVGVLRDHGRGVGTLQLPSDWNSLVGQARDFMILFEYVVPRYCWLKWVSTCTYISSMVLLTANNLHDLQHADFERDSNLIERALAWFGEVAKELPSRKTEVLENICVEAVQAMKTRRAHEIDVKFGGDWLIGFLNSLEPS from the exons ATGCAATCGAACAACCGACCACGAAAA GCGTGCGACCTCTGTTATACACGAAAGATCAAGTGTGATGGATTGCAGCCTAAATGCTCAAATTGTGTCAATTACAAGGCTAATTGCACACACACTGCGCGTAGTCGAAAATGGAAGCCCAAAGTTCTGCAAGATGACGAGCCTCAAAAGGAGGATGAAATCCGGAACCTCCAAGCGCAGATGCAAGAGCTACAACAGCAACTG GCTCAGTACAAACAGGCAACAGAGATTGCATTAGTTGCGTCTGCGCCATCGCCCCAAGcagactacaaagatgaCCTCGCTCAAGTCAGAAACATACGCCACTCTCTTAAACTCCCGCCCCTTCAACAGACGATGCACATGATTGGCATCTATCTCAATACTGTTAACTCGTTATTGCCTCTCTTCCATTCCGACACTCTTCTACGACTTGTTGGAGAAACCTACGCTCTCGAACCGAAACAGCGCGACCCAACCGTCTGGGCTGCGATCAATGTCGTGCTAGCCATGGCACTGCAACAGATGCCCGAAAGCAATAGCATTGGCACTCCGTATGGCACTACAGAAAGCTATCTGAGCCACGCTCAATCGGTTCTATGGGCTATAACGCTAAGCCAGACTCAGCTCATTAATATTCAGACGCTAATTGGAATGGCTATGCTGCTACAAACTGGACACGACTCTACGCCGGCCTTGGTCATTATATCAACAGCGATGCGTCTTATACACAAGATCGGTCTACATAACCGTGCCTATTCTGCGCATCTTGATCCTGTTGAAAGACAACAACATGCCCGCGTCTTCTGGCTAGCATACATCGTTGATAAGGATCTCAGCCTCCGCGCCCAACAGCCATCTATCCAAATCGACGAGGACATCGATCTTGACTTCCCTATGTCATTCAGTACTGTTATCAACGGTGACTCTAGCGCTGGTTTAGTTACGAGTATCGACGGTAGCACCACTATGGACTATTTCCTCGCCCGGGTCCAGCTTGCCAGCATCCAGGGTGACATCTACGACCACCTCTATTCAACTCGCGCCTGGAAACGGACACCTGAAGAACGAAGGTTGAAAAGAGAGAATATCGTGCACGCACTGAACAACTGGAAAGCTTCAGTGCCATCAGACTTCCGCGCTGCTGACGTCATTACAACTACGAGTAATAACCCTTCGGTCGGTGCTTTCTTCTGCATTCTTCATACAAATAGTCTTCTATCCTTGATGTTAATAACAAGGGCACATGCTTGGGATGAGCAATGGGTAGGCGTTTTACGTGATCATGGCAGAGGAGTGGGCACATTACAACTACCAAGCGATTGGAACTCATTGGTAGGACAAGCGCGAGACTTCATGATCCTATTCGAGTATGTTGTGCCGAGATATTGCTGGTTGAAATG GGTCTCGACTTGTACCTACATTTCTTCAATGGTACTCCTGACTGCCAACAACCTACATGATCTCCAGCACGCGGACTTTGAGCGGGATAGCAATCTCATCGAGAGAGCTCTCGCATGGTTTGGAGAAGTTGCTAAGGAGTTGCCCTCGCGGAAGACGGAAGTACTAGAGAACATTTGCGTTGAAGCAGTTCAAGCGATGAAAACTAGACGTGCTCATGAGATTGACGTGAAATTTGGGGGTGATTGGCTCATCGGGTTCCTCAACAGTCTGgagccttcttga
- a CDS encoding Metallo-peptidase family M12-domain-containing protein: MSLLTFFLIFSQVCSLYSVQALSLARDTIDRSSTIEKLDFSQSPHTLDSASSFQVEFDVPYERQRITLNLQPSRNVVSRLTTVEHINSTDNHGVITDIQSQRPLLYKGVAFVNDIEKQTQRRVGWARVMMRYRQGRHVIEGTFTNDGTYHHISLDSNYRQARQIQDGQLKKRSKRMVVWKQARDESVGGLSQRSSSDEPTCQAHRYNDRRRQASDDQDAHHPLLTRQDVNDWFDPRDVIGSTEGCPNSRRVALIGIAADCSYTAEFDNMQDARDNIISQVNIASQVYEDTFNIALAIQNLTMSDPSCPNDAPRSMPWNLPCTANVDINDRLNLFTQWRGRLRDDNAVWSLFSACRSGSTVGIAWIGSLCNRSQGSSWGRGGTASANVVVRTTSEWQVFAHELAHNLGASHDCTSGDCGTSGYSPSDDCCPRSETTCDARNQYIMNPQSSPGLEEFSPCTIGTICTGIGEEHVDTSCLVSEDEVPDINDSQCGNGIVEPGESCDCGGEERCPEDSCCNPSTCQLRSGAECDPLTDGCCTDECQVASSGLVCRESTASCDPEETCDGSSSQCPVDVQNCDDDEDSGSREGGSGRSWFDRNRTAVIATASSVGGVILILVLCVIFSCIRKRRRQRGTQLQSGNISDGSNAPALEHTRGVTQMPSAPRLVHRYA, translated from the exons ATGAGTCTCTTGACCTttttcttgatcttttctCAGGTCTGCTCTTTGTATTCTGTACAAG CGTTGTCTCTCGCTAGAGATACCATTGATCGATCGTCAACGATAGAGAAATTGGACTTTTCTCAAAGTCCACACACTCTCGACTCTGCATCTTCATTCCAGGTCGAATTTGATGTTCCTTATGAGCGTCAGCGAATCACACTGAACCTACAACCTTCCAGAAATGTTGTATCTCGTCTCACTACCGTTGAGCACATCAACTCCACAGACAACCATGGTGTCATCACTGATATTCAGAGCCAGCGACCTCTGTTATACAAAGGTGTAGCATTTGTAAATGATATTGAGAAGCAGACGCAAAGAAGAGTAGGATGGGCACGAGTAATGATGCGATATCGTCAAGGTCGACACGTCATTGAAGGCACCTTCACAAATGATGGTACTTATCACCATATTTCACTGGATTCAAATTATCGCCAGGCACGACAGATTCAAGATGGACAactcaagaagagatctAAGCGAATGGTAGTATGGAAGCAAGCAAGGGACGAAAGCGTTGGAGGTCTTTCGCAAAGATCATCCTCAGATGAGCCGACCTGTCAGGCCCATAGGTACAATGACCGACGCCGCCAGGCTTCCGATGACCAGGATGCCCACCATCCTCTACTGACCCGACAGGACGTCAACGATTGGTTTGACCCAAGAGACGTGATTGGATCAACAGAAGGATGTCCAAACTCACGAAGAGTCGCCTTGATAGGCATTGCCGCCGACTGCTCATACACGGCAGAATTCGACAACATGCAAGATGCTCGAGATAACATCATTTCGCAAGTGAATATCGCATCCCAAGTCTACGAAGACACGTTCAACATCGCACTGGCCATTCAGAACTTGACCATGAGTGATCCTTCTTGTCCTAATGACGCACCGCGATCGATGCCTTGGAATCTTCCCTGCACGGCAAACGTCGATATCAACGACCGATTGAACTTGTTCACACAATGGAGGGGCAGGCTACGCGATGATAACGCTGTCTGGTCTCTTTTCAGCGCCTGTCGAAGCGGTTCAACTGTTGGGATCGCCTGGATCGGAAGTTTGTGTAATCGATCACAAGGATCATCATGGGGTCGCGGCGGTACAGCCTCTGCGAATGTCGTTGTCCGCACGACTTCGGAATGGCAAGTCTTCGCGCATGAGCTGGCGCATAACCTTGGAGCTTCTCATGACTGTACATCGGGCGATTGCGGGACTTCAGGATACTCGCCTTCTGACGACTGCTGTCCCAGAAGTGAGACAACCTGCGATGCTCGAAACCAGTACATCATGAACCCCCAAAGCTCTCCCGGTCTGGAGGAGTTTTCGCCATGTACTATCGGCACTATCTGCACTGGCATCGGCGAGGAGCACGTTGACACGAGTTGCTTGGTCAGTGAGGACGAGGTGCCCGATATCAACGACAGTCAATGTGGCAATGGTATCGTCGAGCCTGGCGAATCATGCGACTGTGGTGGTGAAGAACGATGCCCCGAAGATTCCTGCTGCAACCCTTCGACCTGCCAACTCCGTAGCGGTGCAGAGTGCGATCCACTCACAGATGGATGCTGCACTGACGAATGCCAAGTCGCTTCAAGCGGTTTAGTCTGCCGCGAAAGTACAGCCTCCTGCGATCCCGAAGAGACATGTGATGGAAGCTCGAGTCAATGTCCCGTTGACGTACAGAActgcgatgatgatgaagattcAGGTAGCAGAGAAGGAGGATCAGGAAGGAGTTGGTTTGATAGGAACAGGACGGCTGTCATTGCGACTGCATCTTCTGTTGGTGGAGTTATTCTGATCTTGGTCCTTTGCGTGATATTTTCTTGTAtcaggaagaggagaagacaGAGAGGAACGCAATTGCAGAGTGGAAACATTAGCGATGGATCGAATGCACCGGCTCTTGAGCATACGAGAGGTGTTACGCAGATGCCAAGCGCACCGAGGTTGGTACATAGATATGCATAG